A single region of the Anopheles funestus chromosome X, idAnoFuneDA-416_04, whole genome shotgun sequence genome encodes:
- the LOC125764979 gene encoding glycine, alanine and asparagine-rich protein-like encodes MYIFPTGSKAWHMRLTFERLSGGCNLHRCKLCGKVVTHIRNHYHVHFPGRFECPLCRATYTRSDNLRTHCKFKHPMFNPDTRKFENMLSPTMASQAAAAAAAISAAAAAANSSFKPDFSTAAAVANSFKSEQFSAAAAVANYALGSFKSEFPPIPSSTAAAAAAAVAAAVAASVSPGSTGGGGIGGVGSGGVGNSSMGGVSSVGGSSSGGGTGGTGGVGGSSGGSLSMLAAVGGGGGVLAGSGIMAAGAGSGRDGGCGGVGGGGGGGGGGGGGGSGGGGCGSGSSGRESNNGGDLSD; translated from the coding sequence atgtatatctTCCCAACAGGCTCCAAGGCCTGGCACATGCGGCTGACCTTTGAACGGCTCTCAGGCGGTTGTAATCTGCATCGGTGCAAGCTTTGCGGCAAAGTGGTCACCCACATACGCAACCATTATCATGTGCACTTTCCGGGCCGCTTCGAATGTCCACTCTGCCGGGCGACCTACACCAGAAGCGATAACCTGCGCACGCATTGCAAGTTCAAGCATCCGATGTTCAACCCCGACACCAGAAAGTTCGAAAACATGCTTTCCCCCACGATGGCGTCGCAAGCGGCTGCGGCGGCAGCAGCCATTTCGGCAGCGGCTGCCGCCGCAAACAGCAGCTTTAAGCCCGATTTTTCCACGGCGGCCGCGGTCGCGAACAGCTTCAAATCGGAGCAGTTCTCCGCGGCGGCAGCAGTTGCCAATTACGCACTGGGCTCCTTCAAGTCCGAGTTCCCCCCCATTCCGAGCTCGACCGCGGCGGCGGCTGCGGCGGCTGTAGCGGCGGCGGTAGCGGCATCCGTCTCGCCCGGCAGTACCGGCGGCGGCGGTATTGGTGGTGTCGGGAGCGGTGGCGTTGGTAATAGTAGTATGGGCGGTGTTAGCAGCGTCGGTGGAAGTAGTAGTGGCGGCGGCACAGGCGGCACCGGCGGAGTCGGCGGCAGTAGCGGGGGCAGTCTCAGTATGCTGGCGGCTgtcggtggtggcggtggtgtaTTGGCAGGCAGCGGGATTATGGCTGCCGGTGCAGGCAGCGGTAGAGATGGCGGCTGTGGCGGCGTTGGTGGCGGagggggaggaggaggaggtggtggcggcggtggtagtggtggtggtgggtgtGGAAGTGGAAGCAGTGGTCGGGAAAGTAATAATGGTGGCGATCTATCCGACTGA